CGGCGCAGAAACCGCGGGGTTCGGCCAGCACGATGGTGACCGCGGCAGGGGATGCCGCTTCTGGGGAGGTCGGGGCCGCCTTGGTCATCGCGTCGGCTCTCCGGGCTGAAGGATCCGGCAGGCGGATCCGGGGAGGGTGGCTCGCATAGGGTGCGGTATGGCACGGGCAGCGCCCGAGTTCAACACCGGGCGCACGCATCCCGTTGCCTTGAAAGAACGATCCCGGCCCTTGCCCGCGGCGATTCCCCGCCACTACACTCATGGATGCCTGTTCCGGAAATAAAGCAATCAAGGCGCGCATTGCGCCGACGGGGCGGCACCGAGGCACGAGTTGATGACCGATCGGCCGATCCGGCCGGCAAGAGACGGGAAGGGTCAGGACATGACGATGGAAAACGACGCCACGCCGCCGGCCGCGGCACCGGTGGTGGCACAGGCGGAGCCCTTCGAGGTGGCGGTGAAGGCGGGGCGGACCTATTGGTGGTGCTCCTGCGGGCTGAGCACGAAACAGCCTTTCTGCGACGGCACCCACAAAGGCACCGGGCTCAGCCCCCAGGCCTGGAAGGCCGAAGAGGACGGCACGGTCTGGTTCTGCGGCTGCAAGCAGACCGGCGCGGGCCCCATGTGTGACGGCAGTCACGAAAGATTGTGACCCGGGGGACGCGGCCCCAGGAGGTGACACGGACACGCGCGGGCGGCGGCATTGCGTGCCCGCGCGCCATCGCTATAAAGTGGCGCTTGTCTCAGCCGGCCGCCCGGTCCCCCGGGCGATCCGGCGATAAACGATCACGGAGCGCTTCGTCGTGGCACAGTCCCATTCCGCGTCCGGTCCCGAAACGGCAATGAACAGGACGGCGACGCGGGCGGCCCTGCGCCGCCGGGCGGCCCTGGCCCTGGCCGCGTCGGGTGTGGCGCTCGTCGTCTCCGGCTGCGGCGCTTTCTCGCGCGCCGAGCCGCCGGTCTGCCCCCGCGTGGTGGTGCTGCGCGACACCGCCCAGGCGGTGCAGATCGAACCGGGTGCGAAGGACGTGACCGGCGTGCGTTTCCTGGGCCGGATCGCCGATGCCCAGTGGACCTGCGATGCCGATACCGACGACGGCAAGCGCTATCTGGATGTGGCGCTGACCGTGGTGATCGATGCCGAACGCGGCCCGGCCGCCCCCGATGCCACCGCAACCGCCTTCGACTATTACGTGGCGGTGGCCGATCGGCAGCAGACCATTCTGAACAAGCAGGTCTTCCGGTCGGATCTGCCCTTCCCGGCCAGCCGGCTGAAGGCCGGGTCGAAGGAAGAGCTCAGCATCCGCGTGCCGCTGCCCGGCACCAGCACCGGTGCCGACTATGCCCTGCTGATCGGCTTCCAGCTCGATCGCGAGCAGCTGGAGTTCCAGCGCGGCCACAGCCGGTAAGAGCACAGCAGGACCCGGGGGGGACGCGCTGCCCGGGCCGGAACCGTCCCGGTCCGGATCGTGATCCGTCGACGCGAGAGGGCTGCGGGCCGGATTGTGCCCTGCGGCCCTCTCGTGTATCCTGGCCGCGCTCGGAGGCTACGTGACAGACGAACCCTGTGGGAGAGCGC
The DNA window shown above is from Tistrella mobilis and carries:
- a CDS encoding CDGSH iron-sulfur domain-containing protein, encoding MTMENDATPPAAAPVVAQAEPFEVAVKAGRTYWWCSCGLSTKQPFCDGTHKGTGLSPQAWKAEEDGTVWFCGCKQTGAGPMCDGSHERL